The following coding sequences lie in one Augochlora pura isolate Apur16 unplaced genomic scaffold, APUR_v2.2.1 APUR_unplaced_443, whole genome shotgun sequence genomic window:
- the LOC144477847 gene encoding uncharacterized protein LOC144477847 — translation MSARSMRELERIRQISEVNSGEEDSISEDDQSESQSDFPDSEETQDDNVVADENAYFLNLRRVQRHRRFLSDSESDSEQNFEDTVTAVDGTVWQRIREGPTIGRPSLTFREISGPTAHAKRNIMFGKASSAFFVIIDHTIIENIKKYTEAEALRVLGTAWELPIKKLYAFIGVLYARGAYQAKNVSISRLWNSKWGPPFFSNAMCRNAFSEILRFLRFDDRSQRIQRLGEGQIRSHFRRMEAIHRKLPELLQARCGSQH, via the coding sequence ATGTCCGCACGGTCAATGAGAGAGTTGGAAAGAATTCGACAAATAAGTGAAGTGAATTCAGGTGAAGAAGATTCGATTTCTGAAGATGATCAAAGCGAAAGTCAAAGTGATTTTCCAGACAGTGAGGAAACTCAGGATGATAATGTGGTTGCCGATGAAAATGCGTATTTTTTGAATCTCCGTAGAGTACAGAGGCACCGAAGGTTTTTATCGGATTCTGAAAGTGATAGTGAACAGAATTTTGAAGACACTGTCACGGCTGTTGATGGAACTGTTTGGCAGCGAATCCGAGAAGGGCCGACAATCGGAAGGCCATCACTTACTTTCAGAGAAATTTCAGGTCCAACGGCACACgccaaaagaaatattatgtttGGTAAAGCCTCATCCGCATTTTTCGTGATAATAGATCACACCATTattgaaaacataaaaaaatatacagaagcAGAAGCTTTACGAGTTTTGGGGACTGCATGGGAGCTgcctataaaaaaattatatgcatTCATTGGAGTGTTATATGCTCGTGGCGCTTATCAGGCAAAAAATGTATCCATTTCCCGCCTGTGGAATTCGAAATGGGGACCTCCCTTTTTTTCGAATGCAATGTGTAGGAACGCCTTCTCAGAAATTTTGAGATTTCTGCGGTTCGATGACAGAAGTCAACGAATCCAACGTTTAGGTGAGGGACAAATACGCTCTCATTTCAGACGTATGGAAGCAATTCATAGAAAATTGCCAGAGTTGTTACAAGCCAGGTGCGGATCTCAGCATTGA